A region of Streptomyces paludis DNA encodes the following proteins:
- a CDS encoding RNA polymerase sigma factor, with protein MSASTSRTLPPEIAESVSVMALIERGKADGQIAGDDVRRAFEADQIPPTQWKNVLRSLNQILEEEGVTLMVSAAESPKRTRKSVAAKSPVKRTATKTVAAKTTTTRTVAAATTASAAETAEAGDAAPPAKKAAAKKTVAKKATVKKTAAKKTTAKKTTGKKDADEVDGEEPTEELQAGKGEEEETEGENKGFVLSDDDEDDAPAQQVAVAGATADPVKDYLKQIGKVPLLNAEQEVELAKRIEAGLFAEDKLANSDKLAPKLKRELEIIAEDGRRAKNHLLEANLRLVVSLAKRYTGRGMLFLDLIQEGNLGLIRAVEKFDYTKGYKFSTYATWWIRQAITRAMADQARTIRIPVHMVEVINKLARVQRQMLQDLGREPTPEELAKELDMTPEKVIEVQKYGREPISLHTPLGEDGDSEFGDLIEDSEAVVPADAVSFTLLQEQLHSVLDTLSEREAGVVSMRFGLTDGQPKTLDEIGKVYGVTRERIRQIESKTMSKLRHPSRSQVLRDYLD; from the coding sequence GTGTCGGCCAGCACATCCCGTACCCTCCCGCCGGAGATCGCCGAGTCCGTGTCTGTGATGGCGCTCATCGAGCGAGGAAAGGCTGATGGGCAGATCGCCGGCGATGACGTGCGTCGCGCCTTCGAGGCCGACCAGATTCCGCCAACCCAGTGGAAGAACGTTCTGCGCAGCCTCAACCAGATCCTCGAGGAAGAGGGTGTGACGCTGATGGTCAGTGCCGCGGAGTCGCCGAAGCGCACCCGCAAGAGCGTCGCAGCGAAGAGCCCGGTCAAGCGCACCGCCACCAAGACCGTCGCGGCCAAGACGACCACGACGAGGACCGTCGCGGCCGCCACCACCGCCTCGGCCGCCGAGACCGCGGAGGCCGGCGACGCCGCGCCCCCCGCCAAGAAGGCCGCCGCGAAGAAGACCGTGGCCAAGAAGGCGACGGTCAAGAAGACCGCGGCCAAGAAGACCACAGCGAAGAAGACCACCGGCAAGAAGGACGCCGACGAGGTCGACGGCGAAGAGCCGACCGAGGAGCTCCAGGCCGGCAAGGGCGAGGAGGAGGAGACCGAGGGCGAGAACAAGGGCTTCGTCCTCTCCGACGACGACGAGGACGACGCGCCCGCTCAGCAGGTCGCCGTCGCCGGTGCCACCGCCGACCCGGTCAAGGACTACCTCAAGCAGATCGGCAAGGTCCCGCTCCTCAACGCGGAGCAGGAGGTCGAGCTGGCCAAGCGCATCGAGGCCGGTCTCTTCGCCGAGGACAAGCTCGCCAACTCCGACAAGCTGGCCCCCAAGCTCAAACGCGAGCTGGAGATCATCGCCGAGGACGGCCGGCGCGCCAAGAACCACCTGCTGGAGGCCAACCTCCGGCTCGTGGTCTCGCTGGCCAAGCGCTACACGGGCCGCGGCATGCTCTTCCTGGACCTGATCCAGGAGGGCAACCTCGGTCTGATCCGCGCGGTCGAGAAGTTCGACTACACCAAGGGCTACAAGTTCTCCACGTACGCCACCTGGTGGATCCGGCAGGCGATCACCCGCGCCATGGCCGACCAGGCCCGCACCATCCGTATCCCGGTGCACATGGTCGAGGTCATCAACAAGCTCGCCCGTGTGCAGCGCCAGATGCTCCAGGACCTGGGCCGCGAGCCCACCCCGGAGGAGCTGGCCAAGGAACTCGACATGACCCCCGAGAAGGTCATCGAGGTCCAGAAGTACGGCCGCGAGCCGATCTCGCTGCACACTCCGCTCGGTGAGGACGGGGACAGCGAGTTCGGTGACCTCATCGAGGACTCCGAGGCGGTCGTCCCGGCCGACGCCGTGAGCTTCACGCTCCTCCAGGAGCAGCTGCACTCGGTGCTCGACACGCTGTCCGAGCGTGAGGCGGGCGTGGTCTCCATGCGCTTCGGTCTCACCGACGGCCAGCCCAAGACGCTGGACGAGATCGGCAAGGTCTACGGAGTGACGCGCGAGCGCATTCGTCAGATCGAGTCGAAGACCATGTCGAAGCTGCGCCACCCGTCGCGGTCCCAGGTGCTGCGCGACTACCTGGACTGA
- a CDS encoding S1 family serine peptidase has protein sequence MRRSLARVLSAGVVMAAAGAALPLATAGPAAADRVVIGGRPVKAADSPWVVAVSSRERFGTSRAGQFCGGVVVAPTKVLTAAHCMGVDALGVRPEEMRDLRVIAGRERLRGSGGREVAVRSVFVDPAYEPGRGGPDLAVLTLAGPLPETYAIQPAEPGDPAAAPGTAAAVYGWGDTSGDGDYATVLRSASVTVLPDANCERAYPGGVGDRYESATMLCAGDTAGGHDACQGDSGGPLVAQGRLIGLVSWGSGCGRADSPGVYTRVTTGARPIADAVGARVPR, from the coding sequence ATGCGTCGTTCCCTTGCCCGAGTGCTGTCCGCGGGGGTGGTCATGGCCGCGGCGGGTGCCGCGCTGCCGCTCGCCACCGCCGGACCGGCTGCCGCCGATCGGGTGGTGATCGGCGGCCGGCCGGTGAAGGCGGCCGACAGCCCCTGGGTCGTGGCCGTGTCGAGCCGTGAGCGGTTCGGCACCTCGCGGGCGGGCCAGTTCTGCGGAGGCGTGGTGGTGGCGCCGACGAAAGTGCTCACCGCGGCCCACTGCATGGGCGTGGACGCCCTCGGGGTACGCCCGGAGGAGATGCGGGACCTGAGGGTCATCGCGGGCCGCGAGCGGCTGCGTGGCAGTGGCGGGCGGGAGGTGGCGGTCCGCTCCGTCTTCGTCGATCCGGCGTACGAGCCGGGGCGCGGCGGGCCGGATCTGGCGGTGCTCACCCTGGCCGGACCGCTGCCCGAGACATACGCGATCCAGCCCGCGGAGCCCGGTGATCCGGCCGCGGCGCCCGGCACGGCGGCGGCCGTCTACGGCTGGGGCGACACCTCGGGGGACGGCGACTATGCCACGGTGCTGCGCTCCGCGTCCGTCACGGTGCTGCCGGACGCGAACTGTGAGCGGGCGTATCCGGGCGGTGTCGGGGACCGCTATGAATCGGCCACCATGCTCTGCGCGGGCGATACGGCGGGCGGGCACGACGCGTGCCAGGGGGACAGCGGTGGGCCGCTGGTGGCCCAGGGGCGGCTCATCGGGCTGGTGTCCTGGGGGAGCGGCTGCGGGCGGGCCGACAGTCCGGGTGTCTACACCCGTGTGACCACGGGGGCGCGGCCGATCGCCGACGCGGTCGGGGCGCGCGTACCGAGGTGA
- a CDS encoding DUF7455 domain-containing protein, with product MTTVLTPASPLTAADRCDRCGAQAYLRVLLSSGGELLFCAHHGRKFEPELKKIAAEIQDETDRLTAVPAGGGEEER from the coding sequence GTGACTACTGTTCTGACCCCCGCGAGCCCGCTGACCGCGGCTGACCGCTGCGACCGGTGCGGCGCCCAGGCATATCTGCGCGTCCTCCTGTCCAGCGGTGGCGAACTGCTCTTCTGCGCCCACCACGGTCGCAAGTTCGAGCCGGAACTCAAGAAGATCGCCGCGGAAATACAGGATGAGACCGACCGACTGACGGCCGTACCGGCCGGCGGCGGTGAAGAGGAACGCTGA
- a CDS encoding DNA gyrase/topoisomerase IV subunit B, giving the protein MTADTSVPSTALLTADRDGSNYTARHLLVLEGLEAVRKRPGMYIGSTDSRGLMHCLWEIIDNSVDEALGGYCDHIDVTLHEDGSVEVKDNGRGIPVDVEPKTGLSGVEVVMTKLHAGGKFGGGSYAASGGLHGVGASVVNALSARLDVEVDRNSSTHAISFRRGVPGMFTEQGPDSPFDPANGLRKAKRVPKTRTGTRVRYWADRQIFLKDARLSLETLHQRARQTAFLVPGLTIVVRDQRAAGENESGGAAEETFRFDGGISEFCEYLAQDKAVCDVLRLTGQGTFKETVPVLDDRGHMTPTEVTRELGVDVALRWGTGYETAVKSFVNIIATPKGGTHVSGFERSLTRTVNEVLRSAKMLRVAEDDIVKDDALEGLTAVVTVRLAEPQFEGQTKEVLGTSAANRIVSNVIAKELKAFLTSTKRDAKAQARAVLEKAVAAARTRIAARQHKDAQRRKTALETSSLPAKLADCRSDDVERSELFIVEGDSALGTAKLARNSEFQALLPIRGKILNVQKSSVTDMLKNAECGAIIQVIGAGSGRTFDLDAARYGKIVLLVDADVDGAHIRCLLLTLFQRYMRPMVAAGRVFAAVPPLHRIELVQPKKGQDKYVYTYSDNELRQTLLQFQRKNVRFKDSIQRYKGLGEMDADQLAETTMDPRFRTLRRINIGDLESSEQVFDLLMGNEVAPRKEFITSSAATLDRSRIDA; this is encoded by the coding sequence GTGACCGCCGATACGTCCGTGCCGTCCACAGCGCTGCTGACAGCAGACCGTGACGGCTCCAACTACACCGCGCGGCACCTGCTCGTCCTTGAGGGGCTCGAAGCGGTCCGCAAGCGCCCCGGAATGTACATCGGCTCGACCGACAGTCGCGGCCTGATGCACTGCCTCTGGGAAATCATCGACAACTCCGTCGACGAGGCCCTGGGCGGCTACTGCGACCACATCGACGTCACCCTCCACGAGGACGGCTCCGTCGAGGTCAAGGACAACGGCCGGGGCATCCCCGTCGACGTCGAGCCCAAGACGGGTCTCTCCGGCGTCGAGGTCGTGATGACCAAGCTGCACGCCGGCGGAAAGTTCGGCGGCGGCTCGTACGCCGCGTCGGGCGGTCTGCACGGCGTGGGCGCCTCCGTGGTCAACGCGCTCTCCGCCCGGCTGGACGTCGAGGTGGACCGCAACAGCTCCACCCACGCCATCAGCTTCCGGCGCGGTGTGCCCGGAATGTTCACCGAGCAGGGCCCCGACAGCCCCTTCGACCCGGCGAACGGACTGCGCAAGGCCAAGCGCGTGCCCAAGACCCGCACCGGCACCCGGGTGCGCTACTGGGCCGACCGGCAGATCTTCCTCAAGGACGCCAGGCTCTCCCTGGAGACGCTCCACCAGCGCGCCCGCCAGACCGCCTTCCTGGTCCCCGGACTGACCATCGTCGTCAGGGACCAGCGCGCGGCCGGCGAGAACGAGAGCGGCGGCGCGGCCGAGGAGACCTTCCGCTTCGACGGCGGCATCAGCGAGTTCTGCGAGTACCTGGCGCAGGACAAGGCCGTCTGCGACGTGCTGCGGCTGACCGGCCAGGGCACCTTCAAGGAGACCGTGCCGGTCCTCGACGACCGGGGGCACATGACGCCCACCGAGGTCACCCGCGAGCTGGGCGTCGATGTCGCCCTGCGCTGGGGCACCGGGTACGAGACCGCGGTCAAGTCGTTCGTGAACATCATCGCCACCCCCAAGGGCGGCACCCATGTGAGCGGATTCGAGCGGTCCCTGACCAGAACGGTCAACGAGGTGCTGCGCTCGGCCAAGATGCTGCGCGTCGCCGAGGACGACATCGTCAAGGACGACGCCCTGGAAGGGCTCACCGCCGTGGTCACGGTACGGCTCGCCGAGCCGCAGTTCGAGGGCCAGACCAAGGAAGTCCTCGGCACGTCGGCGGCCAACCGGATCGTCTCCAACGTCATCGCCAAGGAACTCAAGGCGTTCCTGACCTCGACGAAGCGCGATGCCAAGGCGCAGGCCCGCGCCGTGCTGGAGAAGGCCGTCGCGGCCGCCCGTACCCGGATCGCGGCCCGCCAGCACAAGGACGCGCAGCGCAGGAAGACGGCGCTGGAGACCTCCTCGCTGCCCGCCAAGCTCGCCGACTGCCGCAGCGACGACGTGGAGCGCAGCGAACTGTTCATCGTGGAGGGCGACTCCGCGCTCGGCACGGCCAAGCTCGCCCGGAACAGCGAGTTCCAGGCCCTGCTGCCCATCCGCGGCAAGATCCTCAACGTCCAGAAGTCGTCCGTGACGGACATGCTCAAGAACGCCGAGTGCGGCGCGATCATCCAGGTCATAGGGGCCGGTTCCGGCCGGACGTTCGATCTCGACGCGGCCCGTTACGGCAAGATCGTGCTCCTGGTCGACGCCGATGTGGACGGCGCGCACATCCGCTGTCTGCTGCTGACGCTCTTCCAGCGCTACATGCGGCCCATGGTCGCGGCGGGCCGGGTCTTCGCGGCCGTACCGCCGCTGCACCGGATCGAGCTGGTGCAGCCCAAGAAGGGCCAGGACAAGTACGTGTACACGTACTCGGACAACGAGCTGCGCCAGACCCTGCTCCAGTTCCAGCGCAAGAACGTCCGCTTCAAGGACTCCATCCAGCGCTACAAGGGCCTGGGCGAGATGGACGCCGACCAGCTCGCGGAGACCACCATGGACCCGCGCTTCCGCACGCTGCGGCGGATCAACATCGGGGACCTGGAGTCGTCCGAGCAGGTCTTCGACCTGCTGATGGGCAACGAGGTGGCGCCGCGCAAGGAGTTCATCACCAGCTCGGCGGCGACGCTCGACCGCTCGCGCATCGACGCCTGA
- a CDS encoding DUF1453 family protein, translating to MSLVNLLTIVAVVAWVVTRQLKAQQITADGRKWLVLPVVLAVFALREPRLLDPHHPALAALLIGVELLVGALMGLGWAWTSRVWAGQDGTTVWSKGTKATAAVWGVGIAVRLGLLGVGALLGVHQGSGALLLAFAATLLVRGGVLVWRARGVRLPAGPRASYGDQVAASPWKDRV from the coding sequence ATGTCACTCGTCAACCTGCTGACGATCGTCGCCGTCGTCGCGTGGGTCGTGACCCGTCAGCTCAAGGCCCAGCAGATCACGGCCGACGGCCGGAAGTGGCTGGTGCTGCCCGTCGTCCTGGCGGTCTTCGCCCTGCGCGAGCCCCGGCTCCTCGACCCGCACCACCCGGCGCTCGCCGCGCTGCTGATCGGCGTCGAGCTGCTGGTGGGGGCGCTCATGGGGCTGGGCTGGGCCTGGACCAGCCGGGTCTGGGCGGGCCAGGACGGCACGACGGTGTGGTCCAAGGGCACGAAGGCGACCGCGGCGGTCTGGGGCGTGGGTATCGCGGTCCGGCTCGGGCTGCTGGGCGTCGGCGCGCTGCTCGGCGTCCACCAGGGCAGCGGGGCCCTGCTGCTCGCCTTCGCCGCCACCCTGCTGGTCCGCGGCGGTGTGCTGGTGTGGCGGGCGCGCGGCGTCCGGCTCCCGGCCGGCCCGCGCGCGTCGTACGGTGAC